The Deinococcus aquaticus genomic interval GCGTGGCGGGCGCAGATGCCCCGGAGCGGCGTGCGGCAGGAGTCACAGACGCGTCATGCAGGCCGCCTATACTCGTTCTCATGAAACGCGCTTTCCTTCTGCTGCTGGGCCTGCTGGCGACCTCCGCGTCCGCGCAGCGCACCGTGAACATCGGCCTGGGGTACAACCCGGACGTGCAGTTCACGCCGTTCTACGTGGCCGACAAACTCGGGTACTTCGGGGCGGAGGGCCTGAAGGTCAACTACCAGCACGGGTACGTGTCCCAGCTGCTGCCGCTGCTGTTACAGGGCAAACTGGATTTCGTGGTGGGTGATCCCGAGGACGCCATCTTCGCCCGCAACCAGGGCGCGGACGTGCGGTACGTGATGACCATGTACCAGAAGAACCCGGTCACGGTGTTCAGCTTCTCGCCCCTGACGGGAGCCGCGAGCCTGAAAGGGAAATCGGTGGGCATTCCCGGCCCGTTCGGCAGTTCGTACCACGCCATTCAGGCCCTGCTGGACAGCGCCGACCTGACCGAGGGCCGGGACGTGCGCCTGAACTCCATCGGGTTCACGCAGGTGGACGCCGTACGCGCCGGGCGCGTGGACGCCGCCGTGGGCTACTCGAACAACGACGTGCTGCAACTGGCCCGCACGGGCGGCAAGAAGGTGTACACGC includes:
- a CDS encoding ABC transporter substrate-binding protein; its protein translation is MKRAFLLLLGLLATSASAQRTVNIGLGYNPDVQFTPFYVADKLGYFGAEGLKVNYQHGYVSQLLPLLLQGKLDFVVGDPEDAIFARNQGADVRYVMTMYQKNPVTVFSFSPLTGAASLKGKSVGIPGPFGSSYHAIQALLDSADLTEGRDVRLNSIGFTQVDAVRAGRVDAAVGYSNNDVLQLARTGGKKVYTLDISGAYPMVGVGLIGTGKSLSGDLAKKVVRASQRGLKFTVADPTRAFKLAQPVFGASGNLDVLKASTPLMTGPYTQTNGLGAMNPAAWTKAVAALVKQGKLPAGAKATDYYTNAFISKTLK